The Centroberyx gerrardi isolate f3 chromosome 7, fCenGer3.hap1.cur.20231027, whole genome shotgun sequence genome contains a region encoding:
- the LOC139921646 gene encoding uncharacterized protein LOC139921646 codes for MVPVPSGGIPAGGSTAKHSFRCGRSSSAGGSVSSRGVDRSATGSSAGGGVSRGSTSLQGSRQTSRPARLAVRRCSSQSSPSLHTSSLSLSAAPFMRSCRSLSRLDQSPIRDETGSEHAVPRSQVKTGHSSSVKTVLDSSHLSCPAATEEPSRAKKDQSDGDNADKMETSFSSEPPASSSSVVSSAACHHHSNKLKKQTKDGVYTLCAMTSGIRRNWVQAVLKNVRPTLTPDVTSSLPEQRTRLKSHKPDSQSAEVVGNAAHQKSRVPERCREGRYKTFDWSKVTPQQQKEQEPELQLEREQGRADGSSASLPVASSCVSSPISSAASSTSSSRFLRDSPHRAEEGQESGSVTDASSGVATSQSEGAESDSSTSTLVPPNDEGHDEHSNVRVEIEQRWQQVETTPLREERQVSISTTCECMKDGKTKEKLSHQQMGQLVKELEQTQKELSRLQQLNRNLQDQLRQHRENHSRGGNGLLSTSNSSSAQALALERLQKINHDLRFELEAQRKSQEEAREAELRRRVDLLAQQAQLLVTGDATALAQAHLEQDRRLFREQQVEWERCVASLRSKLSISEEQRREAESCLMQLQQECQGYPGLQQEANRLREHLQDVTAQLCANEEAQAQKEVRLQKHLVLLQESQDRERRSLASSLAQAEQHSQDLQERLERAEQQVDSLNKSQSWTREIEEAQQQLQEELACTVSAVQRLQEEREQLNRRCQELQNQLAEADGEVSRLQNRLKTDETHYYNLEHSYERACEELQLALGQVQGREAETQDIREGYERLLDGKEQELSDVLVKMEVLGNSLEETEVKLAEVLKVCTCASSQLENESSDDQSSDISNAIDVAQQNGNHSYAEHARTRSHSIDPSYQYIVTAGDDPDRFMSVIKLLETKLYVTEEKLRDITQRLEDHQSHMTCQDPHLCSELTQSRATAQHLSLLLHSQAKQSQRFAKETENRSRVLVDRFQAALSIVEGCRKRLQAKNQGGSSAAADITEFEKQLATAAACLQQGEKDAEKQQHKSHYACKVEDKMISDETLPGAKSAKSRFTKMLPSEDSIGRTLMREVLVVEKMVSVLQSQHDIGQLHLISGDEGDVAHRYKSIMSQRIALEMEKGTQLGKAEGDNGTLESAIGRVCAEAELIYTALKFQRKYESMTQGDLQVNNQEVERSLADINPPELAPYEEQVQVEGRGMEEAAKPLDRDQSVTNKVEKQPDWLERLISRLQRRAKALHQLRQEISDGNGPDNESSVDHNCVNDSAIDLTWVKEQAKLIYLSDRLYLDLELELQQSKMVHDRLQALCKEQDITLNDEQEAFNHTLCELQEDNSVLREQLECAEQKIISAETGNQRLLEDIQKIEDYHEERMQKLEKEFQAKIRELQQIHEQEMKHLHNYYAKTACISKDKQTKSPMEGPSPTDTKEQGNRMGEGDAVAMREAYQRDFEKLKASCDQGFTAMEEMHRKLVSDLQQQHQREAAALLKEKDQLLKEETAATMAAIVAMRKVHKEELERSQWSQHIRETDDITQLHTEYEKEIQLLHQELEVLSVQHTEKCLENSQMSQELQAERQTSLQYQRENQELKSKQEMTQKVTEEISHLRSSLNGKQSNVTSQAKDLYEMEVILRVKDAEMQFLRQEALSLKEELKTARMDKMYAQNKLKALYANSQDEPQHDAAKLCEDFKYATWSPKDHSRDDPTSGHQHEDIVTNKSDAVFMKKTDRRTSLTRQIRVVRSKSLKEGLSMQERMKLFESF; via the exons ATGGTGCCTGTACCCAGTGGAGGTATCCCAGCTGGCGGCAGTACTGCTAAACACAGTTTTAGATGTGGAAGGAGCAGCAGTGCTGGTGGCAGTGTGAGCAGCAGAGGTGTTGACCGGAGCGCTACGGGCAGCAGTGCTGGTGGCGGTGTGAGCAGAGGCAGCACCAGCCTCCAGGGTAGCAGACAGACGTCTCGCCCGGCCAGACTGGCAGTTCGCCGCTGCAGCAGCCAAAGCTCTCCGTCCCtccacacctcctctctctctctctctgccgctccGTTCATGAGAAGCTGCCGCTCTCTCAGCAGACTCGACCAAAGTCCCATCAGGGATG AAACAGGTTCTGAACACGCAGTGCCAAGATCTCAAGTAAAGACCGGACACTCATCCTCGGTAAAGACAGTCCTGGATTCTAGCCATCTGTCCTGCCCTGCTGCTACAGAGGAGCCGTCCAG GGCTAAGAAAGACCAGTCTGATGGTGATAACGCTGACAAAATGGAAACAAGCTTCTCTTCTGAGCCaccagcttcttcttcttctgtggtttccAGTGCTGCATGTCATCACCACAGCAACAAACTAAAGAAACAG ACTAAAGATGGAGTGTACACCCTCTGTGCTATGACTTCTGGGATTAGACGCAACTGGGTCCAAGCAGTGTTGAAGAACGTGAGGCCCACTCTTACACCTGATGTCACAAG CTCCCTTCCAGAGCAAAGGACTCGACTGAAGTCACACAAACCAGATTCACAGTCAGCTGAGGTTGTGGGGAATGCAGCACATCAAAAGAGCCGTGTGCCAGAGCGCTGCAGAGAGGGACGGTACAAAACATTTGACTGGTCAAAGGTCACGCCTCAACAGCAGAAAGAGCAGGAGCCCGAActgcagctggagagagagcagggtcGTGCTGACGGAAGCTCTGCATCACTTCCGGTCGCGTCCTCTTGTGTCTCTTCCCCCATCTCGTCTgctgcctcctccacctcttcctctcggTTTCTCAGGGATTCTCCACATCGGGCGGAGGAGGGACAAGAGAGCGGAA GTGTGACTGATGCATCATCTGGTGTTGCAACGTCCCAGTCTGAAGGAGCTGAAAGTGACAGCTCCACATCCACACTGGTCCCACCTAATGATGAGGGTCATGATGAGCACTCGAATGTGCGGGTGGAGATTGAGCAGAGATGGCAGCAAGTTGAAACCACACCCctcagggaggagagacaggtatCCATAAGCACCACCTGTGAGTGTATGAAGGAcggaaaaacaaaggaaaaactGTCTCATCAACAAATGGGGCAACTTGTCAAAGAG CTGGAACAAACACAGAAGGAGTTGTCTCGACTCCAGCAGTTAAATAGAAATCTGCAGGATCAGCTACGGCAACACAGAGAGAATCATTCAAGAGGGGGG AATGGCCTTCTTTCAACCTCCAACTCTTCATCAGCACAAGCACTGGCCTTAGAACGACTGCAGAAGATTAACCATGACCTGCGCTTTGAGTTGGAGGCACAAAGGAAGAGCCAGGAGGAAGCCAGAGAGGCTGAACTACGGCGAAGAGTAGATCTCTTAGCTCAGCAGGCACAGTTACTGGTCACAGGAGACGCTACAGCGCTTGCACAGGCCCATCTAGAGCAAGATCGCCGACTCTTTCGCGAACAGCAAGTAGAGTGGGAGCGTTGTGTGGCCTCCCTGCGGTCCAAGCTGAGCATCagtgaagagcagaggagggaggctgAGTCCTGCTtgatgcagctgcagcaggaatgTCAGGGCTACCCAGGTCTCCAGCAGGAGGCGAATCGCCTGCGGGAACATCTCCAAGATGTGACAGCTCAGCTTTGTGCCAACGAGGAAGCACAGGCTCAGAAAGAGGTTCGCCTGCAGAAGCATCTGGTGCTCCTTCAAGAAAGTCAGGACAGAGAACGGAGGAGCCTGGCTTCTAGCCTGGCACAGGCAGAGCAACACTCACAGGACCTTCAGGAAAGACTGGAAAGGGCTGAGCAGCAGGTGGACAGCCTGAATAAGAGTCAGTCATGGACCAGGGAAATTGAGGAGGCTCAACAACAGCTTCAAGAGGAGCTAGCTTGCACAGTGTCGGCTGTACAGAGGCTACAGGAGGAAAGAGAGCAGCTCAACCGTCGCTGTCAGGAGCTCCAGAACCAGTTGGCTGAGGCGGATGGGGAGGTGAGCCGGCTGCAGAACCGCCTGAAAACAGATGAGACACACTACTACAACCTGGAGCACTCATATGAGAGAGCTTGTGAGGAACTGCAGCTGGCTTTAGGGCAGGTACAGGGCAGGGAGGCCGAAACACAGGACATACGGGAAGGCTACGAGAGGCTCCTTGATGGGAAGGAGCAAGAGCTTAGTGACGTTTTGGTAAAGATGGAAGTCTTAGGGAATAGCCTTGAAGAGACAGAAGTGAAACTAGCTGAGGTATTGAAAGTTTGCACCTGTGCCTCTTCTCAGCTGGAGAATGAGTCTTCAGA CGACCAATCATCTGACATCTCAAATGCCATAGATGTTGCTCAACAAAATGGCAACCATTCTTATGCAGAACATGCAAGAACCCGGTCTCACTCAATTGACCCATCATACCAGTACATTGTCACTGCAGGAGACGACCCAGATAGGTTTATGTCTGTGATCAAGCTCCTTGAGACCAAGCTATATGTGACAGAAGAGAAGCTAAGGGACATTACCCAAAGGCTGGAGGACCACcagagtcacatgacctgccAAGACCCCCACCTTTGCTCCGAGCTCACTCAGAGCCGAGCGACTGCCCAGCACCTCAGTCTGTTGCTTCACAGTCAGGCCAAGCAGAGCCAACGCTTTGCCAAGGAGACAGAGAACCGCTCCAGGGTGTTGGTTGACAGGTTTCAGGCTGCACTCAGCATTGTAGAAGGCTGCAGGAAGAGGCTTCAAGCTAAGAACCAGGGAGGAAGCAGCGCCGCCGCTGATATCACTGAGTTTGAGAAGCAATTAgccactgctgctgcctgcctccagcaaggagagaaagatgcagaaaaacaacagcacaaatcacatTATGCCTGCAAAGTGGAGGATAAGATGATCAGTGACGAGACTTTACCTGGGGCTAAAAGTGCTAAAAGCAGATTCACTAAAATGTTACCCTCAGAGGATAGTATTGGCAGAACATTAATGAGAGAAGTATTAGTGGTAGAAAAAATGGTGTCTGTCCTTCAGAGTCAACATGACATTGGCCAACTACACTTAATATCAGGAGATGAGGGGGATGTGGCACACAGGTACAAAAGCATAATGTCCCAAAGAATAGCCTTAGAAATGGAGAAAGGGACCCAGCTGGGGAAAGCAGAAGGAGACAATGGCACTTTGGAAAGTGCCATTGGCAGAGTTTGTGCTGAGGCAGAGCTCATTTATACTGCTCTTAAATTCCAGCGGAAATATGAGAGCATGACTCAGGGAGACCTTCAAGTAAACAATCAAGAAGTGGA GAGGAGTCTGGCAGATATTAATCCCCCAGAGTTGGCTCCTTATGAGGAGCAGGTGCAGGTGGAGGGCAGAGGTATGGAAGAGGCTGCAAAGCCGCTTGACAGGGACCAATCTGTTACTAACAAGGTAGAGAAACAGCCAGACTGGTTAGAGAGACTTATATCCCGACTGCAAAGAAGGGCTAAAGCCTTACACCAACTCCGCCAGGAGATCTCTGATGGCAACGGACCAGACAATGAGAGTAGTGTGGACCATAACTGCGTAAATGATTCTGCAATAGACTTAACTTGGGTGAAGGAGCAGGCCAAGTTGATCTATTTGTCAGACAGGCTCTACTTGGATTTAGAGCTGGAGTTGCAGCAAAGTAAGATGGTGCATGACAGACTGCAAGCCTTGTGCAAAGAGCAGGATATAACGCTTAATGATGAGCAGGAGGCTTTTAATCACACCTTATGTGAGCTACAGGAGGACAACAGTGTTCTAAGAGAACAGCTAGAGTGTGCAGAGCAAAAGATAATATCTGCTGAGACTGGGAACCAGCGACTCCTAGAAGACATACAGAAAATTGAGGATTATCATGAGGAAAGGATGCAAAAACTGGAGAAGGAGTTCCAAGCGAAGATAAGGGAACTGCAGCAGATCCATGAACAGGAGATGAAACACTTGCATAATTATTATGCCAAGACTGCTTGTATTTCCAAAGATAAACAGACCAAATCCCCCATGGAGGGACCTTCTCCCACTGACACTA aggAGCAAGGGAACCGAATGGGGGAAGGCGATGCAGTTGCCATGAGAGAAGCTTACCAGAGAGACTTTGAAAAACTTAAG GCTTCCTGTGATCAAGGTTTCACTGCTATGGAGGAAATGCACAGGAAGCTGGTGAGtgatctgcagcagcagcatcagaggGAGGCGGCAGCACTTCTGAAGGAGAAAGACCAGCTGCTGAAGGAAGAGACTGCTGCCACCATGGCAG CGATTGTAGCAATGAGGAAGGTCCATAAAGAAGAGCTGGAGAGAAGCCAGTGGTCCCAGCACATCAGGgagactgatgacatcacacaactGCACACCGAATATGA GAAGGAGATCCAGTTGTTACATCAGGAGCTGGAGGTTTTGTCGGTTCAGCACACTGAGAAATGCCTGGAAAACTCTCAGATGAGCCAGGAGCTGCAAGCTGAGAGACAAACCTCGTTACAGTACCAGAGAGAGAACCAGGAGCTCAAAAGCAAGCAG GAAATGACTCAGAAAGTGACAGAGGAGATTTCCCACCTGCGTTCCTCGCTAAACGGGAAACAGTCCAATGTGACTTCTCAAGCAAAGGACCTCTATGAGATGGAG GTGATTCTGCGGGTCAAGGATGCAGAAATGCAGTTTCTGAGACAGGAGGCCCTTTCTCTCAAGGAGGAACTGAAAACTGCTCGCATG GACAAAATGTATGCCCAGAACAAGCTCAAAGCGCTCTATGCCAACAGTCAGGATGAACCCCAACATGACGCCGCTAAACTCTGTGAGGATTTCAAGTACGCCACTTGGTCTCCTAAGGATCACAGCCGGGACGATCCCACTTCAGGACACCAGCATG AAGACATTGTGACAAACAAAAGTGATGCTGTTTTTATGAAGAAAACAGATAGAAGAACCTCCCTCACCCGTCAGATCAGAGTAGTGAGATCAAAG AGTTTAAAAGAAGGCCTGTCTATGCAAGAAAGAATGAAGTTGTTTGAGTCTTTCTGA